The region caGTACGGatatggcgcactcgcgctctatttgtatcagccccaaatttagagcgtgggctgtgacgacggcATTCTtgcaattcgcgcgctgagctttcagataccgttttacgctaaagtcacccacaaaccttcccctggaatccttccattaaaattagtggcccgaagaaaagaagtgagtgccgaatgttaaaaaaagactgaccaatttggctcgacgttcgcgacatcctcacctctgttaccagatgtttgtgagttaaaactctgctctgattttcagatacccctcaccgtgttgcagttttgattactttatttggatgtatgctttcaccgattcttcaagatgatatatttggtcagaatgtttgccgtttgatgtgatctcataagataaacatctttcattaatctgacctgcaggcactgaagtgatggagactgttattcataataacagtgtcgtattttatgagaatcaccgatagcagttttttagtgaattttttttaatgctgttaataaatgcatttgttttcaaaaaacttgtttggaatatccatgctttactacctactaaaggccaaaatcttttatgcaatgacctttacaggtcgcttatattacttcacacaaacactacgtccatctgctcctggttcggccctccggtccaaatttagaacccagtccggcccgcgagtcaaaaagtttgcccacccctgatctaggggTAAAGGGAGACGATATGTGTTACTTGTGGATTGTCACAGCAAAAACAACTTTTGTTTCCCTGCTCACATTTCttgcactttgaatctgttctgttacagactaaaaaacggTATTAATAAAGTTAATTCTTTATTGTaaattgatctttcttttttatttatttcttagtTGCTCTTTCATGTTAATAAGGATACAAGCATGCGGGGCGTGAAATATTTTCCTCTCCCTTTGGGGGGCGGCATCATACAAAATAATTGCGAAGCACTGCTCTAGAGCAGAACACTTCCAAacaaaaatgccacaaaaagaAATGGATGTATTGTTTAGTGAAATGATGATACATGTATCACAATTTACTCACATACTTAATTTGTGTAAAATTTGGGCCTGTTAGGTTAAACACAAAGCTTATGTATTGTATGAATGGTGCTGCCATTGATAGATATAATTGTCGCCTTTTGCCATATAGTGGAGTAgcattttcttcttctacttATCACTTTAGGCAGAGACATTGGGGACATCACTGAGTGATAGAAGTGAAGATGTAAAAATATTGGGCTGTAAGAGAAATAAACACAAGCTGTCGGTACCTTtgcgttaaaaaaagaaaacgataAGTTTTGAAAGCTACAAAAATTATTTCGAAAAAACTTTTGATAAGAACTCCATTACTTTATTTTTGCAGGTGGCACGATGGCACGCTTCTTTGAGTCTTGGACGGTGGATATGAGTGAGATGTAGTCATCTTTCAGTTTCTCTGACTGCATCAGTTTATGGTCCCACGTTCCTACATGAACAACCACAGGAGAGACAGACGGGCATTGAGCCAGTAGATGAGGGATGACGTCACCAACGTCCCTAACTAGTACACATGGGTGGTAGGAAGTGCTGCATCTGGGAATATCCACATGCCGATCATGGAGGTCCCGACGATAAGCACACATACCTCGTCCCTTGCGCACAAGCTGTTCTAATGTAAAAGGACGCAATTACATGACAAATTGTACTTTCATTTCAAATTATACTCTCCGTTACCTGCTGGAGAATATCGGTGAGCTCTTCTTCATAATAAGCGTGGTTTTCAACAATGTCGTCCCAAAGTGGGAAAGGGCTTTGTTTATGATCAACAAAGGTTTTCCAGCAGTATTCAAAGTCTATGGAGAATAGAGATTAGAAGGATTGCATGGAATTTTCAAAAGAAGTAGTCAGTTGGGTTGTAGAAAAGTAAAATTCCAAATTACGTTCATTATTCATGACTTTGAGATGCACTCCGGCATCATTCAGCAGCTTCAGGCCCTCGCAATTTCTCCTCTCGTCAATGCGGTAGAGGCGCGACACAAAGATACGAAGATTTACGTTTGGATTGTTGGACAGGAAGTTGACTAATGCCTCGGAGCAGTCTGCACAGGGAGACCAGGACAAGTAACAAGTGACCGTGTATTTGAGATTACGATCCAAGGTTTCCAGGTTCTCCAGAAATCGAATCTACATAATACATACAACAGTGAGTAGACTCTAGTCAAGATTTGCAAAGTTTCCTCCGAGGAGGCTTTTTAGCATCTTTTTCCATACTCACCTCTGCGTGTTTTATACGCGGTTGATTGCAAAACCATCCAGATTTAGtccaaccgccatttgctttaAAGCACAGGTAGGTTGCCTTTTGCAGTTCCGTTGCCATGCACACATTTTTGTATTGTAAGAGAAACAGATCTCTTTCCAAAACCTCACTGTGCCAAAGGGAAAATGAGACAATATTCATTCACTGGCCACAATAttggaaaattattttttaatgtaatgcAGCTTTTTCCAAATTTGTCAAGCAACGCGGACTTACCCTGCTTCTGCCATCCTAATGGAGAATGTAAGCGTTCCAATTCTTCAGAAGACCGGCACCCATTGACCCTTGCTCTGCCATTGACATTGCTTTATAGTCTAAAACCTTATCTGACTTGTTTTACCCGTCTAGTTGAGCCAATCAAGTGCAAGAGTGTATGAATCATCTTTTGCTTCTTACTTACTATGGTTTCTCTTTGCTCATGTGCGTATGTGTGCTGGTATTTTCTCTTCAACAAACGGTCCCATCTGGGGGTAAAGCAGGACAATTACACTTAATGTGTGTTATTCGTGGATcgtcacagcttttttttttttttatagctgttGCAACAGACTTAgctattaaataaaataaagctctCCAGGTAGAAACACATTGATGCTGTTACACACGTTCCTTCTCTTTTAAAAACTTTGATACTCAAGTTTAACCTTTCACTTTACGATACAATTGAAATGCTTTTGACTGCGAGGGTTTATGGAAATAACTTGTTGCATATTGATATACTGTGTAAAATTATTGCTAATAATTATTGTAGAAAAACATAAACATGGTGTTCTCACGTAGAacctttatatttatatttacattaAATGTCCTCCTTTCTCCCGTGactcccgtggggacaaagcggtacagaaaatggatggatgggtagaTGTTCTTCTTTCTGGGGCATAACATAAAATGGTTCAGAAGCACTGCCTCCGTATGAAGCAGTAAAAATGGATAGCAATGTGAAACACAATTAAACTTGaaatttatttaattctttatCATCAAATCTTGGATCTCATAATCTTAGAGTACAGCTTTTAATAAAGAAAAGGTGTACCTAACACGTGACACTCAatcaaagatttaaaaaaaaaaaagccacaatggCAAAAAGTCAACAAGGAGTGAGTGAACTGGAATAGAAACTAAAACTCAGCTAACTGGTGTGAATGGAGCCACAGTTGAAGGAGCGGTATGTCTTCAATAGAAATGAAACTGAATCCAAGACACACAAGATAGAGATTATGACGTAAGTACTTACTTACTTGTGATTGGATGAAAAGTGAGCAAGCCTGGTTACGAAAAGCTTTTCAGGCTCAAGAAGTTTCATACATTATCATTTCCCATCATTTCGGCTAGTGTAAATATCTCTAGTGTGAACTTGTGAGAGTGGCATGCAGATGGCAAGGTACGTGCTATGTCACATTACACATGCAGCGAGAGAACACCAAGGCTGACTGTGAAATTCAGGCCTGCCTCGGTTTTGCACTCTTCTGTGAAAGTCGCGCAGTGAAACATGTCCTCCCTCTggtgacagcaaaaaaaaaaaaaaaaaagaagggacaGATAAGAGGCAGACGTGCGGAAATAACTTTGCATATGAGCACGAGTGAATACTGTGAGGTTACAGGGAGCAGCATGTGATGAATGACAGTGTGTGGCGGACAGCCCTGGGCAGCAGCTTGTTAATGTCACACCTCCATCCTAAAATGTGATTAGCATTCTTGTGTGCCAATTGATTGAACTCACTCCACTCTTGATAGCATTTACGAATATTCATGAGAGATATGAATTGGCCTAATTGGAGTTCAAAGGGAAAACCGGTCACAAAGGTTGATTTAGAgagtgtttgtgttttaaatACGTAGCTGTTGTTATTCGGTAGATCACCACATGAGATCCAAACCACAACTGTACGGTCAACCCCCACAAATCTATCGACAGGTGAATAGGAAAGTAGCCAGTGAACAAATTACACATTGCTGGCATTGAGGCAAAACCTCAGAAGCCCATGTTGGTGGATtccatatattttttaaaaatctttacTGGCCACTCATCTGGATGTTACTTTCATCTGTtgcatcgacttcatgtgtcaataataaaattacaaattttcttcacttttataAAATAGTgacattgctagcaatttttattaccattcagcTTTTAAAGTATTTGAACATTTATTACTAGTCTCTGGTTTGAAAACtacttattcatcagtttgttattTTGCCTATGAGGCGttcgtacatttatttgggttgacagtcattatGGCCCGCCGAagaaaactatgactacgatgcagcCCCCTGTCCTAAGGTAACTAAGTGATATAATACGTGCAGCGAAAATGTGTGTGCGGTGAGGAGGCGGTCAAATACATAGTGAATTACTACACCAAATCCTAAATCacaagaaaagacaaaacaccAGCTGTATTAATTCCAAATAAACTGTGTTGTGATCTGATTAGAAACAAATGTAATATAGGAGATAAACAAGCTACACAGAACAGGGAGTAACCAGACTCTAATCTATGTTCCCTGGAAAAAGTCACACCCTTTAGATCACATATGTCAGagtcaaggcccgcgggccacatccggcccgcgggaagGTTTTTTACGGCCCCTGGGATgatcttgatttattattagaacCGGCCCGCAGACCGCAGCAAGCCGGCAGCCCGCAGATCTTTTACACGCACCAAtactacatttcccacaatgcaacgGTGACGCACCGAGCAGTAGGCTGcttcatttcaatatttattggcACAGCAGTCGTCAGCATCACAGTAAAATTAACTTTCAGATACCCATCAAAAATGGCAAAAcggaaggtggacactgagaacCGGGGGTTTCAAACAAGGTGGGAGTCGGAGTATATGTTCACGGAGGTAGCTGGAAAACCTGTGTGTCTTCTGTGTGGAGAAAGTGTGGCGGTACTGAAAGAGTATAATCTGAGACGACATTATGAAACGAAACACGCGGACAAAAACAAGAATATGGACATGGaacaaagtgcaatcacatatttagagtttttactcagttcaagtttaaaagttaaagtttaatatttgttttcactgcatgttacttctccttaaacaaagtgttgtttttgattaatagatttttgcactttattttattgtatttcaatccaattatattttaaaaatatttcagttgagtggatgatagaaaattgctattattgtttttttctttgaagtaaatttagcccacttttgctaaaatagaaaatataggctACTGATGGTGCCTTGAATAccggtttctttcatttaatgttcatgttatggggatttttatataaaggaaatttgtcttttgtgtctgttgaaaattaaagattactgacagagccataagaaaatattgctttatttatctgatcatattggaatatatttgttaggttttcagtaggttcaattaggttcactagactatatgcgtcatttaaaaatttttcaatgaacattcgaacagtccggccctcggcttgtagctaaattttttatttggccctccgtccatttgactttgacacccctgctttagatgcTGAGGAAATAAAATCCACACTCGTGGTCTTAAATCTCacattgacattgtgttgcgctATGTATTCGATCATACGTGATGTCTGAATGGGAGAGTAGAAACTGGTACTTTCCTGGCTGACTGCCTGTTGTTGATGACGTCATTAAGCAGAAGAACAATTGCAGTGTCCTAATTGTCGTTGGGCACCAAGTTAATAGATCTgttcattaataataataaatatgtttCAGTTCTCTCTTCATCTTCAGCAGGTCATCCTACATTCAGTAAATGTATTtatctactactactactactactactactctctctctctctctctctttctttctcttttgctctctctctctctctctctctctctctctctctctctctctctctctctctctctctctctctctctctctctctctctctctctctctctctctctctcttttgctttctctctctctctctctctctctctctgtctctctctgtctctctctctctcaattgGGTTGATTTTTTGCACTGCATGAGAAAATTCCAattactacaaaaaaaaaaaaaagccggaaGCATATTCCCCCAAGagcaagaaacaaaagaaaacctaTCTTCAGGCAGCGATTCATTTATCTGGTTACCTGCTGTGATGTCAAATAGCCGCAACATGTACTAACCTGTTCTTAAACAAAGCGCTCATACAATTACTGGTACAACACGTTGGATCATGTTCATCATCATCTTTATCAATGGCAAATACATTCATGTTTTTAATTCCTGGTGAGCATGAATCACCAGCAGGCTTTCCATGTAATTTGATCTtcttattttttcaaatgaaatgagtaaaaaacaaaattatgtGAGATTACAGTGATCGTATCTTGTCAATGTGAAGATGCTATAAAAGACTGAAACTAAACTATCCAAGTATAGTTTTCGTCAGACCTCTTAAGAAGTTTGTTGCATTGTATAATAAGATGAAACGAGTCATCAGAGGCACCATATCAAATTGATGTCTCGTATCACCAAATGGAGTGTTATTGTGTGATATATGGCGCGAGTCGTAATTTGACGCACGGCTGGACTCGTGGCTGTCAAATATGTCCAGGTTAATGTGGCAGAGAAGAACTGCATCATTTGGATGTTGAAATTTGTCATGGCCTCACTGGGATATCATAAAAGAAAATGCATGAGGACAGATGAGGATCAATAGAAGAAGGCCAAGtaacaagtgatgaatttgtcacAACAGAAAAGCAGCTGGGGAACTCTGAGAAAAGTTGGTGAATAGGAGCAAACCTTGGGTCGTAGCTTTGAAAAAGATGAGGTAACAGCAGAACTATCAAGGAAACAGCTgagaaaatatgaaaaacacagACCCCACAAAAGAAAAGCTAAGAAATTGATCAGGAAcagcttgggggaaaaaaaaaatagaaaagctaaaaaaaaaaaaaaaaaaaggagaaaagttgATCGTCCCTAACAACCGAAAGAGATATACATTATGACAAGCAAGAGAACGGCAACTAAATAAATGAGAAATGGCAGAAAGAACAGACAAGAACTGTTGAAcaagtttgtttattatttattatactcatattatttattgtttgtgccttcttgttttttatattgcgtcgtttacttgtatgtctatcgtgtaatatgtcttatcaccgtgggatagagaaaacgtaatttcaatctctttgtgtctctcggcatgtgaagaagttgacaataaagcagactttgactttgactttgactttgactttgactttgactttgactttgactttgaaaagctGAAAATGACATTCGGAACAGCTGAGACataaaacttaaaaaacaacaTGCAACAGAAAGACTGAGAAACTGGAAACTGTGAGTCACAAAGATGTTTGGCGGTCTACTGTAATGGATATGAAATAGTGCtcactttattttgtttgtccAAGAACCACAAAGTGCATGAAACCATTATCTTGTGTGCCTTTATTATATGTTGCCTGAGTACACTTTGAGGAGGTAATTGAGGGCTGAGATTCGAATGGGCTTCAAGTTCAGTCAGCCATATAATTGGATAGAAACAATACTGAAGCCCAACTGTCATGAGGCGCCGGACGATTCAATTAACGCATACGGCTCGACTCCATTGTGCAGTTCTATGGATGCCAATAATGGGCTTCACAGAAGAGAAATGTTGCAAGGATGTCTGAGAAATCGATGACGAATGGTAATGACAGACAACTTAAATGACTTCCACTTTAAAGCAACTTGAATGAGGCCACCGAGagtttttaaaacaaacttAGAGAAGAGTCTCATCAACAACAAGCGCTCATGCGCTTTTgtcatttgtgatcatttgtgaCATAGTTTTGTGTTTAAGAGGTACGTCAGAATTTTTCAAGGAACTTTGACACCACTGCAAACAATTATAAATTAAATGCATTAGATTAGATTTTGAGGTGTAACAAATAGTGTCTAACAGATGGAGATAAGGAACAGCTGAGGTACGAAGACGGATAAGGCCCATTGTGGAATTTGTCCGTCTGTTGAATCAATTTAACACAATATAACAGAATATCTGAGTGTCAgccatttgacaaaaaaaaaagatgataggATGGTGATAGAATTTAAAATAATTCAGAAAATAGCTCCCCTCTCTTTCCTTCAGGACACCCATTTAGCCCTTTTATATTTATTCCTCATTGCTTTTGTGTATAAATCCCCGGTGGGGACAAGGGGTATGGAAAATGACTGGATGGATGTATTCAgatatattaatatttttagGTCTCCGtgatatatttatgtatttattagaTTTAAAATATTTCCCACGGAGCGAATTGTTTGGATTTTGTATGATTACATTTTAGTCAGACATTCTAAAAACTGAGGTTGCACCGTAATAGTTTGGATGAAGTGGACCTTCTTGCCGGCGGCACCAGTTGGCTTCACGTGTGCGATGATGGTGGAGTGTGTCTTATTGGATTAGTGGAAGCCTCGTCTCCCAttgacatttcttttcatttttctaattGAGTGTATCTCCGAGACATTAAAACAAGATGACAGACAGGGTGAAGAGAGGGTTTGCCAAGTCAGTGtgggcatgggaaaaaaacacaaccaaaCCCGAGACCTCATTCGCTTGTGCTTTATGTtagtattgttttatatttgccATCAAGCATATAAACAGCTTCATCATCAGCGTTGTTAGCACTTTTTGCCTTGTTTTGACATATCGGAGTTGCTCTCATGGGCAATTTTGATGTTGTTTGCAAAGTCTCACAATCGAAACTCGTTTATGAGTGAATGCATATTTGCACATTTGCGAGTCAATTAAAACGGCCTCACACTTGTGCATGTAGATTGTTCAGCCTCGCTTGTTTTTAATTGTGAGGTTACTTGCTGACGAAGCAGTTTGGCCCTACGATGCCCCTCAGGATGTAATTGCATACTGCCGTACAAAAGATGCTTCCGTAGTTTATAATTGCGCACTCGTATCAAGATATTTGCAATGTCATCTTGTTGCTAGTTTTGTTTATAAAGATAAACTCTCCATTTGGCAGTATGGTGCTAGTGGATAGCATGTTTGTTTACAGCCTCAGCACAAATTTGGCACATTCTAACTGTGCACATAAGTGGACTTTTCGGAAACGCCACAGTTAGAAATACTAGGTGCTACTGCCGTTAAGTGAGTGACCATAGTTGACTTCATTCCCGGAAAACCGAACTAGCGCCTCTCATTAAACAGTTGAAGAGTGCGTTCCTCATGGCGGAATTCATGTAATTTTCCAAACACGGACTTCCCCAGGTACAAAACTGAAGAGCGCATGTTCCTGTCTATGAAAATATGTAAATCTGTTCAAAGCATAAAGGGTGGGTCTCAATGGTTCTTTTGCTTTTCACACCTAgtaccataaaaaaaaatgtccaacaTGTAAAAATACAGTAGCATAATAGGGCTTAATGTCAATTAAAAATGTGTATTAGACGTTCTCAATAGTCTACTTAAAACATCACATTGTCGTTGCCGCCATATTCCTGGCATCTTTTGTGTCGGCCTTACTTCCTTTGAGCTCCCAACTTTGCATAATGACATTGGAGTGAGCAAGCGGGGACAAATAAAGTAACAAATCCACTTGTCCTGATTGGATTACATAACACAACGTAGCGGCATGGTGGGAAACATGGCCAGCGTCATACACAGGAGCCTCCCTTCGTGTATGGTGAAATGCATTATTTATGGATGTAAACAAGGCTGCCGCTGTTTTGCCCTGTTAATTAGAGTTGTTGGCACAAAGAATGAAAGCATCAAGCCGGCCAGGGTCCTCCGCGGGATTTGCCAAAGTAGAAAGAGGTCTGCAGCTGTGTGATTGGCTCACGGGTGGTTAGGTCTTCAATGGTGCTTGTCCTCTGATCATAGGCGCCGCCCTGTGTCAAAATTGCTCTTCTTGACATCTTGTTTATTGCGAAGAAAGTTGGGTCTCCATTTGTGGCTTAAGAAAAGTACTTTCTGCAGCTAAAAAATGTAATATGcagtttttttgcattgaattcCAAAAAGCTTTTCCATTAAGTTTCAAGAAGCTGTTACTCTGCTTTTTGCATGAAATGTGTCAGTAAAAGAAACTTGAATGACAACATCAACTCTGATAGAATTCTCTGTAGAGAACATGAGTGTGACAAATACTTTAGAAACACATGGCTCCCTTCATACCAAGCAAATTCTATGGAACAGCAGATTCAAAACACATCCACCAAATGCTCCCATGGACCACTTTGCCAGAAGTAAGTAGAAGGGCTCCCTGGTAACAGCAAATATAGGTTTTGCGTAATAATATGTTCTTTAttgcgatgatgatgatagcgAGCGTGAGTATAATCGGAAAAATGGTGGCTTTGTAATGGAATCATAGGAGAAGTTTCCCCTTTTCTGTAGTGCTCTAATTAGTCTTTGACAAAGGAGCAGGTCAAGGGACAAATGAGGCCATTGCttttgaaagttgacattgcgACGCACACCCAATTGAATTGAGGTGTGCAGATGTAAGAACAATATATTACTTTAGCGAGCAGCATATTCCATTATTCATTTTTCTATGAAGTATTTATTAACCACTGTTGTTTTATTCATATATTAATTGCGAGCGTGCTGGATGTTGTAAATGGTCAGGAAATGGAATCCCTCAAGTGGAACACACACTGGATGTTCCATCATGCCTATCATAACCGCAAAGGCATTTTTTCAAATTACATTTATAACTGTTCGGCAAGTGTGAAAGCAAGTTAAGCAATGAACTGtatcataaaaataaagtaattcTCCACATACTTTGAAAAAAATCAGACTGACATAATTTTCATTTATTGGTATTGCaagagggcggctcggtggggcactggctagcacgtccgcctcacagtacggagggtgcgggttcgattccacctccggccctccctgtgtggagtttgcatgttctccccgtgtccgcgtgggttttctccggggcctccggtttcctcccacatccccaaaaacatgcttggtaggctgattgaacgctccaaattgcccctgggtgtgagtgcgcgtgcggatggttgttcgtctctgtgtgccctgcgattggctggcaaccggttcagggtgtcccgcgGCTACTGCCAGATGACAGCTGTTATaagctccagcaagcccgcaacccccgtggggatacaaCGGtacagaggatggatggatggatggatggatggatggatggatggatggatggatggtattgCAAGATTATACTACGTTTCGCATAATAGTGGTTGTCAAACTTTTTATACACCACTATGGTGATAAAAAACTGCCCGTTTAATTATAGGAAAATTGTAAAAGAAAACACTTGAATGATTATATGGAATTATACCACAAACAAATAACTATTGACCCTATATAAAGATTTTAAAATACATAAACCATTTTAAAGATGCTGCGTATGTACAAATGAACTGATTATTTCAATGAAGTGTATAAGAAATgtcaatgaataaaaaaagtttaaaaataatttcctcCCCCTGAACGCAACTGGTGGCTTATGATTTCCCGAACAGAATGCTGTTCAAATGCGCCCCTCGATTATTCAGAGTGCACCAGAGTGTGCGCTGTaagtcataggtgtcaaactcaaggcctgggggccagatatgacattttatgtggcccgcaaagacaaattgcacATGGACTTCATTTGTCAATTCTAAAATTaccaattgtcttcattttgaaaaaaatagagaAATTGCGAGCAATTTTTCctacattcatctttttaaaatatttgaacagtttttacgagtctctgatttcaaaagtagttattcatcagtttgttgtgtagcctagaaggaaactatgactagaATGCgacccgcgacaaaaatgagtttgacacccctgctgtaggtGCTGAGAAAGCGCTTTG is a window of Syngnathus typhle isolate RoL2023-S1 ecotype Sweden linkage group LG1, RoL_Styp_1.0, whole genome shotgun sequence DNA encoding:
- the LOC133161324 gene encoding probable C->U-editing enzyme APOBEC-2 isoform X1, translated to MAEAGEVLERDLFLLQYKNVCMATELQKATYLCFKANGGWTKSGWFCNQPRIKHAEIRFLENLETLDRNLKYTVTCYLSWSPCADCSEALVNFLSNNPNVNLRIFVSRLYRIDERRNCEGLKLLNDAGVHLKVMNNEHFEYCWKTFVDHKQSPFPLWDDIVENHAYYEEELTDILQQERGTIN
- the LOC133161324 gene encoding single-stranded DNA cytosine deaminase-like isoform X2 gives rise to the protein MVLQSTAYKTRRDCSEALVNFLSNNPNVNLRIFVSRLYRIDERRNCEGLKLLNDAGVHLKVMNNEHFEYCWKTFVDHKQSPFPLWDDIVENHAYYEEELTDILQQERGTIN